DNA from Streptomyces luteogriseus:
CTGCCGCAGTTCCTTCGGGGCCCTGGTGCCAGTACGGCGCCAGGGCCCCTCCACGCGTTCCACAGAGCGGTGCAATGACAGCAGACGACACGTTCGGCCGATTCGATGACGACGACTACCCCGCGAACACCATGGGCCGGGCCGCCGAACTGCTCGGCACCACACAGGGCTTACTCCGGGCCATCGGCGAACACCGCCTCATCACCCCGCTGCGCTCCGCAGGCGGACATCGCCGCTACTCCCGCTACCAGTTGCGCGTTGCCGCCCGCGCCCGGGAACTCGTCGACCACGAGACCCCCATCGAGGCCGCCTGCCGGATCGTCATCCTTGAAGACCAGCTCGAGGAAGCCCAGCGCCTCAACGCCGAATACCGCCGCGCCGCCGAATCAGCGAGCCCAACGGCAGCAGCATGAGGCGAGCGTGCCCGTCAGCGTCGGTGGGCGCCGTACGCACGGGCTCGGTGTGCGGTTGATCATTTCCTGTGGTGACGCGGGGTGTTGGCGTGTAGCGTCTGCGTCAGCTGTCGTGGTTCGGAATTCCCTCTTGCCCACGCCTTCGGTGTGGGCGTTTTGCTGTGCTGTGCCGCAGGGACCAGGGCGATCACCTCCGTCTGCCACAAGGAGTGGGAGGCGTTCATCGACTGGAAGGCATGAGACATGGCTACGGGAACTGTGAAGTGGTTCAACGCGGAGAAGGGCTTCGGCTTCATCGCGCAGGATGGCGGCGGCCCGGATGTCTTCGCGCACTACTCCGCGATCAACTCCACCGGCTTTCGTGAGCTCCAGGAGGGCCAGGCCGTGACGTTCGACGTCACCCAGGGCCAGAAGGGCCCGCAGGCCGAGAACATCAACGTGGCCTGACCTCGCAGACCTGGCCGAGAGATCGCGCACGCCGCGTCCAGGTGGCCGCCGCCCCTGCGGGTTCTGCCACCCACCCGGACGAAGGCGCCTGCTCTCGTGCCGGCCGGCAGGATCAGGGGCCGCGCAGCAATGGCTGCGCGGCCCCTGATCTGTGGAGGGCACCGGGGCCGGTGCGACTTCGGCCCGAACCTCCCGACCTCAGTCGCTGCAAGCGTCGTCGGGCACGGGCGCCGCATGTCCTGCGCGGCTGCCGTGAGCTCGAAGGAGTCGACGCTCAGACACTCCTCCAGGCGTCGAGGAAGGCTTTCCGTCCAGCCGGATCGTCCGACCTGCGGTCCGCGTGCAGGACGCGCCAGGCGGTGAGCTCGATATCTCGGAGCCACAGTTCTCCGATGACCTGTGTCTTGACGTCGGGCAGATGGTCGGACTCGACGAGGGCTTGACCGATCACCTCCCCGGCCGCGACGCGCTGGGGCGCGGTCATCTCATCGACGGCCGAGAGGATCTGCCGGGCCAGGGCGGTTCCTTCTCCTGCCAGGGAACGCAGCACCGGAGCCTTGATGTTGGCGGGCAGCAGGTACGCGGTGCCCGACGACCTCCACAGGTCCGACCAGAAGCGTTCTCCTGCCTTGGTGGGGGCAGGTAGCGCGGCCAGCAGCCCGAGGAGACGGCCGGTGGCCGCATAGCCATCGGAGTGGGCGGCTGCGACCACCGCGATCCCGGCGACGCGCTCCACGTCGAGCTGGCCGGCTTCGAGATGCGGTGCCAGGTCCAGTTGGTGTTCCAACTGGTCTGCCAGGGCGGTGGATACGTGGGGGCGGACCTCAGGAAGCATCGGCGATCCTTGCGCGTAGGCGAGCGGAGATGCCCGCTCGGAAGCCCTGATCGTTCCCATGACCAGCCGTTCTACTCGGCTTCGGCACGCCCGATCGGTGGAAGCCTCAAGGGGACTGGAGTTCACACGGCGGCGAACCGGCCCGCGCCCGGCGACGTAACTCTGGGGTTCTGGACCGACCTCCCGTCATGTGTCCGGGTGAGGTTTCCTAGCATGACCGCATGATTGCCAGTGACGCCCAGGAGCCCGGGGGAGGACGAGAAGCTGTGTCCCGGGACGCCGCTGAAGTCGATTGTGGTCACGTCGCGTCAGCGCGCGGAGAGCGCCGTGCAGACGGGCTGGCCGACCCATCACAGGGCGACCATGCGGGGGAGGGGGCTCACTCGGTTGCTGCTCTGGTGGAGCGGGTGTCTGACCTGGCCGAGCCGATCAAGCCGAGGTTGCGTGGCTGGCTCCATACCGGAATGGTCCCCGCCGCACTGATCGCAGGCGTCGTGCTCATCTGCCTGGCCCGTACTCCGCAGGCGGCCCTGGCCTGCGCCGTGTACTCGGTCACCGCCTGGCTGCTGTTCGCGACCAGCGCCATCTACCACCGCGGCACCTGGGGACCGCTCGGCGAGGCTCTTCTGCGACGCCTCGACCACGCCAACATCTTCCTGATCATCGCCGGCACCTGCACCCCCTTGGCGGTGCTCCTCCTCCCGCCGGACCGGCGGTCCGTGCTGCTGTGGATCGTCTGGACGGGAGCGTTGGCCGGCATCGCGTTCCGGGTCCTGTGGGTCGGAGCTCCGCGCTGGCTGTACACCCCGTGCTACCTGGCGCTGGGGTGGGCACCGGTGAGCTACCTGCCCGACTTCCTGCACACCGGCGGAGCGGCCGTAGTGGTCCTGATCGTCGTCGGCGGTCTCCTCTACAGCGCGGGCGCGGTGGTCTACGCCCTCCAGCGGCCCGACCCCGCACCCCGCTGGTTCGGCTTCCACGAGGTATTCCACGCGCTGACCGTGCTGGGCTTCACCGCGCACTACACCGCCATTTCCCTCGCCACCTACTGACCCCGCGAAAGCGTTCCGGTCCACCGCTCATCGCCCACGTCGCAGGGTGCTGGACCGCGACGGGCCGGGCGGTCGCCGACGCAATCGCCCCGCGGGTGAAAGCCGTCCGCGGTCCGGCCTGCAAGCTGGCTGCTCTCCAAGGCCGACGCTCGGTAATCAGGTGCCGGGGGAGAAGCGAAAGGAAGACGAGACAGCGGTCTTGAGCTGACGTCGGAGGGGCCCGTGTTCGAGGCGGAAGACATCAGGGATGGCGAGGCCACGACGTGGTCGACTGTCAGCGCCACGGACAGCGAACTGCTCGCGGGGGACGAGAGGGGTCTTTGCGCACGACGAGCCGGCCTACCGAACGGGTGCGGGCGGCGAATGTTGCCTCGCCCGCCGCACCGACTTCGTCGCCTGGCGGGCCGGGCAGGTGTGACTTTGATCGGTGGTTGGCGGGTGCCGCAGCCGGACCGGCTGGTCGCGTAACGTCTTTGATCTCTGGTCGGCGGGTTCCTAGATTGATAGTTGGCGGTTCGGAGACCGTGATCCGTGACTCAACGTGAGGAGGGTCTCCGCCCGCCGACGTGGATCAGAAGTGCGTTGCGATGCCGAACACGCGGCGGAGTTGTGCCATGTCGTGACGATCGCGCTCCGAGGGCTCGCAGCCCTGGTGGAAGTAGACCTGCTGTTCGGTGGACAAGCACGCGACTGACGTCCCATGGATGGTGCCCGTCACGAAGCACGAGGACGGGTAGGTGAAGGGGCGCCCGGGTTCGGGTGACGCCTGTACTGCTGAATGCAATAAGCGCTCAGGCGAGAGCCTGGAGGCCGGTGGGCCACAACAGAGTGGTGGCCGCCCAGGTGAACCCTGCGCCGAAGGAGGTCACGACGACTCGTTGCCTGGCTTCCAGTTGCCCGTCGATCGCGGCGTGACTTAGCAGCAGGGGGATCGAAGCTGCAGAAGTGTTGCCGACTCGGGCGATGTTGGACGGTACGCGTTCGGCCGGAATGCCCAGGGCGTTGGCTACTGCTGCGCTGATGCGTGCGTTTGCTTGGTGGAGGATCAGCCTGTCAATGTCCTGGGCGGCCCATCCTGCTGCGGTGGCTGCCTCTTGAGTCACGTGAGTGATGCGGCGCACCGCGTGACGGAATACCTCGTTTCCGTGCATGCGTACGTAGAGATTCTCCAGGTCGGCAGTGGTTCGTGAGGGGCTCCGGGACCCGCCACCGGGGATGACGATGGCGTCTGCGTGCTCGCCGTCGCTGCCCCATACGGCTGGTCCGAGGGCTCCGGGTTCGTCGGCGTGTCCGGCTGTGAGTACGACTGCACCCGCTCCGTCACCGAAGATCGGCGCGGTGGATCGGTCGGCGGGGTCGATGACGGCCGACATCTTCTCCGCTCCGATGACCAGTACGGTGCCGACGGTTCCCGCGTGGATGAGTCCCGCTGCGGCAGTCGTTGCGTAGACGAAGCCCGAGCATCCTGCACCGAGGTCGAAGGCGGGCACTTGGCACAGGCCGAGTTGGTGGGCCACCACCGGTGCGGTGCCAGGCACGTGATGGTCCGGAGTGGCGGTGGCCAGGATGACGGCGTCTACGCGCTCGAGCTCCGCCGATTTCATTGCCCGCAGTCCTGCCTCCACGGCCAGGTTACTGGTGGCAGTCGCCGGATCGGCGATGTGTCGCTCGGCAATACCGATACGGGTGCGGATCCATTCATCTGTCGTGTCCAGGCGTGCTGCAAGGTCGGCGTTGCTGACTTTCAGTGGGGGCAGATAGGACCCCAGGCCGATCAACCGCGCGGCAGGCACCGGCGACGGAGGCATGGCTTTACGTGCAAAGATCAACGGTTTGTCTTCTCTGTGCTCGCTCGTTGGCGTCAGCGGAAGGGATGCCTTCGGAATTGCGGACTGACCGGCTGCGCGTTGTGATCCCGCCGGCGTGCTGCCGCTGCGGCCGGTGATGACCGGCGCTGTTGACTGGGGAGCCGGGGCGCGACTACGCCTCGGGCACTGCGTGTGGTCGTTCTGTCTGGGGGTGGAGACCCTGCTCTTGCGGACTCGCGTGGTCGGGGGATGATGCTGTCCGTTCAGCTACGAGGCTGACCAGGTCGTCCATGGTGGTCGGCTTCGCCAGCTCGTTTTCGGTGATCACGACGCCTAGGCGCTCTTCGAGAATCATGGACAGCTCGGTCACCGCCAGGGAGTCGATGCCGGCTTCCTCCTGCGTCGCCTGACGCGTGATCGATTCGGCCGGCAGGTTGCCCTGGTGGACCAGGATGCCTTTGATGAAGTCGAAATCGATGACGACTGCGGTATCACGGGCAGCGGCAGGTACGGGGAGCGTCACGCCGGCGTGGGGAAGTTGCTCCGCTCGGCTGCCCGCCTGAGGGTCGTCGTCAGAGCGCGGGAGGTCGCCCACGGCGTCGTGGAACAGACTGGGCAGCTGGTTCAGGCCGGGGAGGGCGGCGTCGGTAACGAAGCAGATGCTGGTGGTTCCGTTGTAGCTGCAGGCCACGATCGACGCCGGCTGGTGCCGGGGGAGCCAGGTGAAGGGCTGGAGGCGGGTGACGGGGTCCTGTTTGTAGCGCAACGGCCGGTGGACGGCGAGGTAGGACGTGCTGATCGTGGCTCGGTCGGGTGTGGTCAGCCGGGTCGCCAGAGCATGGAAGGCGCGTGCGGGGACGAGGTCCATCACGGAGCGCATGGCCTTGTGGCGGGCCGGGTCTTTCGTGGTGCGGGTGGCGGCGATGACGTGGTCGAGGCGGCCTTCGGCTGTCGACTCGTGGCAGGGCAGGGGCGCGGGTGCGAAGGTGAAGAAGTTTCCCGGCCGGTCGTGGTCCTCGGTCCGGCGCAGGTTGACCATCGTGATCGCTGGGAGCGGCCTGCCGGCGCCGAGGGGCCAGGATTGTGCTGCCCATGTGCGCAGGGCTCCGCTGAGGGCGGCCAGGAAGCCGTCGTTCGTGTCGCCGCCGCGGGCGGTGGCGGCTTGCCGCAGCCGCTGGGTGGGGACATCCGCCCAGTTGATATCGCGGTGGCCGGTCAGGGACAGTTCGGTGTCGCTCCAGGCGTTGTTGATGGCGCTTGCGGTGAGCATGCCGCGCACGGTGCTCAGGTAGGCCGCGGCGCCTGCCCGGAGCGCTGGGCGCGTGGTGGGCGAGGGTGCGGTGCCGAACAGAGCGGTAAGGGTACCGAGGAGGCCCATACCGTCCTGGGTGCTGTGGTGCGCTCGCAGGCAGATGGCATAACGCCCCGGGGCGTACCCGGCCAGCAGCCAGATGTCCCACAGTGGGCCCTCGGCGGGCAAGGGGTGCGCGACAAGACCGGTCAAGGCCGTATCGAGGTGCTGGTCGCCTGATGGCAGGTGCTGTTCGCGGACGCGGTGGTTAAGGTCGGGGGCTGGGTCGTGGTGCCAGCGGGCTTTGAGTCCGGGGCCGTGGAGGTAGTGGGTCAGGCGCGGTTGGTCTTTCAGGTGGGAGCCGACATAGGCGCGGAGTTCGCTGAGGGTTGGAGTGGTTCCTTCCAGGTGGAGGATCACTCCGATGGTCTGGGAAATCGTGGGATAGACCTGGGCCATGTCGTGCATGGTCAGGTCCATGGGCCTGGGACGCAGGGGCACGGTCACGGGGTTCTCCGCGGTGGTGGTTCGGTGGGGTGGGGGGACAGACGTCAGGTCAGGCCGGTGTGAGCCGGAGAATCGGCTGGAAGTGTCCCGAGCGTTGGGCGAAGGAGACGTAGGTTGGCCCGGCTTGGATGAAGTGGTTCCGGGCGGCGGTCCGCTCGATCCCTTTCAGACGGTCGGTAGCGGCTCGGTCGAGGTTGGTCGGGGACTCGTCGCATCGGTGCACGTGGCTCCCGGATACGGCCAGGGGCCAGTCGATGCCCGCTGCACATCCCGTGGCCAGGCATAGGTGCCCGGGCAGGGAAGCCGGTTTGGAGCGCGGTCTCATGGGGCTGTCCTCCGGGCGAGTTGCGCATTGCTGTGCTGGCGGCCCGGCACGGCAATGCGGGGTGGCCGGATGCGAGGGGTGAGGTGGCACAGAGCGAGAAGAGTGAACGCGTCGGCCAATACGGGGACGTGATACGGGAAAGGACGCGGGCCGAGCATGTCGGGAACGGAGCTGATGCTGCCGTCGGGACGCTGCTGCGTGAGCAGGTAGCCAGTGGCGTGCGCAGCGGGAGCAGGGTCGCGCTGTCCGGCCAGGATGATCAGGGCGTAGGCGGTGCTGATGGCATCGCTTGAGGCGCCGTCCCTCTGTCCGAAGCCGCCGTCCGCGTTCTGTGTGCTCTGCACCAGGCCCGCGATCCGACCGCTCATGTCTTGGACAGTCAGAGAGGCCTGCCGGTGGAGGGTGGCGAGGTAAGCCCTGAAGAGGGTGTGCAGGCGGCTGCTGCTCCAGCCGGGGGGAAAGGAGCCGTCAGGCATCTGACGGTCGGCGAGGAAGCGCAGAGCAGGCTGGATGAGGTGACGGTGGCGGTCCTGGGTGCTGAGCGCGTTGATCGCGGCGGCGGTCATGCACGCCTCGGAGGGAGTGCCCGCTCCGTAGGTGGGGAATCCGCCGTCGGCGCCGCGGACCGCGACCAGTGCGTCCAGGGCACGCTCAATCGGGTCGCGGTAGGCGACCGGGTCCAGCTGATGCAAGAACTCGACTGCGACGGTGGTGCAGTCCGTGTCTGAGAGCTCAGCATGGTCGGTGTACGACCAGCCGCCGTTCGCGTGCTGAAGATGCACAAGGTGCCGGGCGATGCGGTGCATCACCTCACGCGGTGCGCCGGCACTGCCCAGAGCCAGACCCACGACGACGGTGCTCCACGTGTCGGTGTCCGTGACGAAGGGCAGGCCGCCGTCCTCCCGCTGATGCCTGAGGGCAGTACTCAGGCCGGCATCGACGACGCTCTCCATACCGGGGACGTCCACGAGGGCATGCAGGACTGACAGGTGAATGAAGAGGTTTCCCTCCCACACCCTTCCCGGACGTTGGGTGGATGCCAGCCGAGTGACATCCTCCCCGCCAGCGCGATTTCTACCTACCGCCCGGCCCAGGATCGCGTTCACCGCAACGGTCTGCACCGCAGCCCAGGGATGGAGCGCGCTCACATCGACAGCATGGGGAGCGGCGTCGGCATGGTCGGTAGCCACGCCCAGCATGGTGAAGATGGCCTGCACCAGGGCTCGTTTGCGTGAACCGGTGAAGTCCGGTACCCGGCTGACGATGTCCTCGAGGGCCTGGCGACGCGCCGGCTGCCTGGTGCCCCGGCCCAGGGCAGCGGCGGCTACGGTCGCATCAATAAGGTCTTCGCTGTTCTGATGGCGCTCCAGGTAGCTCACGATGCGAGTACGCGCGTCGTGGTGGCCAGATCCACACCGCTCCACCAGCGCCAGGGCGAGCGCGGATTCGAGGACCCGACTGCGGCAGGCGTCGCGCACGGCACCGTCCGTACCCACCCGGTTCAGCACGTGCACCAAAAGACGTCCGCGCCCGGCAGGCAGCGCTGCTGGGAAGTGCGACGGCAGCCAGGCCGGGGGGAGCTGCTCGGCGGCAGGGGGTCTCATCGGTGGGACAGTCCTTGGATGGCGCGTAAAACACGGTCGAGCGTGAATCGGCAGGGCGGGCGAACGAGGCCGGTCACACGGGCCGGGGCGCCCAACGGGCATCGAAGCGATGGGTGACGCCAAGCCAGTGCAGCGTCGCGGCTACAAAGGACCCGAGTGCCGCCACGTAACGCCGTATTTCCTCCCGCTCAGTTTCGGGAAGGGCAATCGCCGTCAGCGAAGCGGCCAGGGCATGGAAATCCCTGACACGGTCATCGCGCATTGCCGTGGCGTGCTCGCGTGCCGAGGACAGGGAGCAGTCGCGCTCACGGCTCACCACCGTCACCAGGTTGTCGCGGCCCTCCCGCAGGTCATCCTCGGCCGATACCAGGTCATTGCTCCAGCCGGCCACATCAGCCACGGCCCGCCGCAGGGCCCTCATGAGGTCCTCCCCCATGGGCAGGCCGGGCCAGGGCGCGCCAGCGGTGCACTCCAGGATGTCTGTCATAGGCAGGGCGGTGATGGTCCGGCGACGCCGCAGCACGTAGTCACTGAGCCCCATCGGGGCCCGGTCGATGCGGCCGGCGGCCTCTTCCTGCATGGCCAGGGCGAAGTCGCGGTAGTCGGCAACGAACCGCTTCCGCCACTGAGGGGACATCCGCGGAGCCGTTCGCCGCCACAAATCATCCAGGGCCTGCTCAATCCCGCTGGCGGATCCGGCAGGGCCGCCGGTGATCACGTTCAGCAGCCGGGTGAACAGCGACGCGACCTTTTCCGGCCGGATATCGACCCGGCTGCGGTCGAACCGGTCGTCGACCAGACAGATGAATGCCGCCCACTGCGCCGTCAGTTCCAGATCGGCGTCGCTCGCCTCCGGCACCGTCAGCTCAGCGAGTTTCCCCAGCCGCATAGCAAGCAGACGCCCTTCTTCAAAAGCGTCAACCACCAGCCTCAAGCCCCGCGCCCATGCCAGCACCGCAGCGCTGGTCTTCTCAGCCCGAACCTCACCCAGCAGACCAGCACTGACAAGGCCGGCACCAGTCTCCCCCCACATCCGACTCAGCCCAACCCCGGTACCACATCGACACGGCCCGCCAGCGTGGCCAGGCTGCTCCCAGTGGGAACCGGCGACGTGCCGAACGCTCGAGAGAACACCGCCGCACCGTCCGGCTTGAGCGTCGTACTGAACGGCCTGCCCTCAACCGAGCCTGGCGAATTCACGGAGGGCATAGTGACCGTGATCTTCGTCATGTCGAGCTCGTACGTGGACAGATCAACCGGCAGCGTCGCTTCATCTCCGACCGTCGCATCCACCAGCATCGACCGCTGCGCCAAGTCACCGTGCGCTCCGGTGAAGCGCAGAGTGCGCCCGTCCGAGGCCTTGGTGAAGGTCAGTCCACCACTCGCCGTCCAGGACCCCTCGGTCAGGTCGAGACTGATCTTGCCCTTCATCGGCCACTGCACGCACGGAGTCGGCCCTGAAGGGTCCAGCACAGCCGGAGCATCAGCCGCCATCACGACTCCGTCAGCCGCCAGATGCTCAGCCGCCGCTGAAGACAAGCACCACGTGGTCGTCCCTGCGACAGGCATCACGGGTCCCGCAGCCACTGCCGCAGTCACGCCAACGGCTGACAGGGAAACAAGAGCAGTGGCGATCACCGTGCGACGTCGCATGAGCAAGCCTTCCGTTGGACGGCTGCCAGAATTGCCCATAACACCTCCAACATCTGGTGAGTGAACGTTTTCGCACCCGAAGTTCACCTGAAGGCGTGAGGCCCCGCTCCAGCTGCGTGGCGACGAGAACGCACACGTCGGTCCACCACATCGGCCACCTCGCGTGCGGGTTCCGTTTCAATACCCGTCCTGTTCGGCCGCACCGCGACCTGGGGACACCCCGGCACGCCCCAGGTGCTCGCCGTGCATCTGCAACGGGACCACGAGAA
Protein-coding regions in this window:
- a CDS encoding nucleotidyltransferase domain-containing protein, translating into MHSAVQASPEPGRPFTYPSSCFVTGTIHGTSVACLSTEQQVYFHQGCEPSERDRHDMAQLRRVFGIATHF
- a CDS encoding beta-ketoacyl-ACP synthase III gives rise to the protein MIFARKAMPPSPVPAARLIGLGSYLPPLKVSNADLAARLDTTDEWIRTRIGIAERHIADPATATSNLAVEAGLRAMKSAELERVDAVILATATPDHHVPGTAPVVAHQLGLCQVPAFDLGAGCSGFVYATTAAAGLIHAGTVGTVLVIGAEKMSAVIDPADRSTAPIFGDGAGAVVLTAGHADEPGALGPAVWGSDGEHADAIVIPGGGSRSPSRTTADLENLYVRMHGNEVFRHAVRRITHVTQEAATAAGWAAQDIDRLILHQANARISAAVANALGIPAERVPSNIARVGNTSAASIPLLLSHAAIDGQLEARQRVVVTSFGAGFTWAATTLLWPTGLQALA
- a CDS encoding terpene synthase family protein, which codes for MLAWARGLRLVVDAFEEGRLLAMRLGKLAELTVPEASDADLELTAQWAAFICLVDDRFDRSRVDIRPEKVASLFTRLLNVITGGPAGSASGIEQALDDLWRRTAPRMSPQWRKRFVADYRDFALAMQEEAAGRIDRAPMGLSDYVLRRRRTITALPMTDILECTAGAPWPGLPMGEDLMRALRRAVADVAGWSNDLVSAEDDLREGRDNLVTVVSRERDCSLSSAREHATAMRDDRVRDFHALAASLTAIALPETEREEIRRYVAALGSFVAATLHWLGVTHRFDARWAPRPV
- the trhA gene encoding PAQR family membrane homeostasis protein TrhA, whose amino-acid sequence is MIASDAQEPGGGREAVSRDAAEVDCGHVASARGERRADGLADPSQGDHAGEGAHSVAALVERVSDLAEPIKPRLRGWLHTGMVPAALIAGVVLICLARTPQAALACAVYSVTAWLLFATSAIYHRGTWGPLGEALLRRLDHANIFLIIAGTCTPLAVLLLPPDRRSVLLWIVWTGALAGIAFRVLWVGAPRWLYTPCYLALGWAPVSYLPDFLHTGGAAVVVLIVVGGLLYSAGAVVYALQRPDPAPRWFGFHEVFHALTVLGFTAHYTAISLATY
- a CDS encoding MerR family transcriptional regulator — encoded protein: MTADDTFGRFDDDDYPANTMGRAAELLGTTQGLLRAIGEHRLITPLRSAGGHRRYSRYQLRVAARARELVDHETPIEAACRIVILEDQLEEAQRLNAEYRRAAESASPTAAA
- a CDS encoding wax ester/triacylglycerol synthase domain-containing protein, whose translation is MTVPLRPRPMDLTMHDMAQVYPTISQTIGVILHLEGTTPTLSELRAYVGSHLKDQPRLTHYLHGPGLKARWHHDPAPDLNHRVREQHLPSGDQHLDTALTGLVAHPLPAEGPLWDIWLLAGYAPGRYAICLRAHHSTQDGMGLLGTLTALFGTAPSPTTRPALRAGAAAYLSTVRGMLTASAINNAWSDTELSLTGHRDINWADVPTQRLRQAATARGGDTNDGFLAALSGALRTWAAQSWPLGAGRPLPAITMVNLRRTEDHDRPGNFFTFAPAPLPCHESTAEGRLDHVIAATRTTKDPARHKAMRSVMDLVPARAFHALATRLTTPDRATISTSYLAVHRPLRYKQDPVTRLQPFTWLPRHQPASIVACSYNGTTSICFVTDAALPGLNQLPSLFHDAVGDLPRSDDDPQAGSRAEQLPHAGVTLPVPAAARDTAVVIDFDFIKGILVHQGNLPAESITRQATQEEAGIDSLAVTELSMILEERLGVVITENELAKPTTMDDLVSLVAERTASSPDHASPQEQGLHPQTERPHAVPEA
- a CDS encoding cold-shock protein yields the protein MATGTVKWFNAEKGFGFIAQDGGGPDVFAHYSAINSTGFRELQEGQAVTFDVTQGQKGPQAENINVA
- a CDS encoding prenyltransferase/squalene oxidase repeat-containing protein, yielding MHVLNRVGTDGAVRDACRSRVLESALALALVERCGSGHHDARTRIVSYLERHQNSEDLIDATVAAAALGRGTRQPARRQALEDIVSRVPDFTGSRKRALVQAIFTMLGVATDHADAAPHAVDVSALHPWAAVQTVAVNAILGRAVGRNRAGGEDVTRLASTQRPGRVWEGNLFIHLSVLHALVDVPGMESVVDAGLSTALRHQREDGGLPFVTDTDTWSTVVVGLALGSAGAPREVMHRIARHLVHLQHANGGWSYTDHAELSDTDCTTVAVEFLHQLDPVAYRDPIERALDALVAVRGADGGFPTYGAGTPSEACMTAAAINALSTQDRHRHLIQPALRFLADRQMPDGSFPPGWSSSRLHTLFRAYLATLHRQASLTVQDMSGRIAGLVQSTQNADGGFGQRDGASSDAISTAYALIILAGQRDPAPAAHATGYLLTQQRPDGSISSVPDMLGPRPFPYHVPVLADAFTLLALCHLTPRIRPPRIAVPGRQHSNAQLARRTAP